In Vibrio lentus, a single genomic region encodes these proteins:
- a CDS encoding amidohydrolase, with translation MNNKLTLPRTAWIALFASLVTVPSAFSQSLTADQIFTNADIYGHRESDSIVTHNGKIIFIGDHAQAQSFQGQSTDVIDLENAFVLPGFIDNHNHVFEAASELGGNCELDSEATLEEQIPYLEACKINAETNGRGWLMGYGFSLESTLDSDSEYTPLEIIDSIFPDRPVVLMEQTSHSMWVNSKALKIARISQQSPDPQGGAYLKDQDSGKLNGILLDNAGDQIMEMAWNSQSELFEQSYQGLMFGLEEAAAHGITTIGDGRMYWKRGWYDVWLEAEQNQDLTARVSLRPWVYPSMAIPSQLEVFEKMYSDDKSRLLLVDQVKMYSDGIFINGTAKTLAPYLDTYLPQSPNGLNYIPPAQMKEWLTALDKIGFSAHIHAIGDGAVRESLDAIESVRKQGSQKPYTLTHVELINDEDVPRFKQLNVSADFQVGSDYVAKHQHQWAEAFLGARRAKAMMNLDAILKTDANITLSSDWNVHDINPLVGIANSLIMGKTGLTDIYTAIDAYTLNAAKSLGIEDVTGSIEVGKSADFAILDRDITTVSARQIAKTQVLMTVLRGDVVFEDMG, from the coding sequence ATGAACAATAAGCTCACTTTGCCACGCACTGCATGGATTGCATTATTCGCTAGCCTAGTCACTGTGCCATCGGCTTTTTCTCAAAGCCTAACCGCAGACCAGATCTTTACCAATGCCGACATATATGGGCATCGCGAGTCAGACTCGATCGTTACCCATAACGGCAAGATCATCTTCATCGGTGACCACGCTCAGGCGCAATCTTTTCAAGGCCAGAGTACCGATGTCATCGACTTGGAGAATGCCTTTGTTTTGCCGGGGTTTATTGATAATCATAACCATGTGTTTGAAGCCGCCTCTGAGCTGGGTGGCAATTGTGAACTGGATTCTGAAGCCACATTAGAAGAGCAAATCCCTTACTTAGAAGCGTGTAAAATCAATGCCGAAACCAATGGTCGAGGCTGGCTGATGGGTTATGGCTTTTCTTTGGAATCGACACTCGACAGCGACTCTGAATACACACCACTTGAGATTATCGACAGCATCTTCCCTGATCGCCCCGTGGTGCTTATGGAGCAAACCTCTCACTCGATGTGGGTCAACTCGAAAGCCTTAAAAATAGCCAGAATCAGCCAACAATCTCCTGACCCACAAGGTGGCGCTTATTTAAAAGACCAAGACAGCGGCAAGCTCAATGGCATCTTATTAGATAACGCTGGCGACCAAATTATGGAGATGGCGTGGAACAGCCAAAGCGAGCTCTTTGAACAAAGCTACCAAGGGTTAATGTTCGGTCTTGAAGAAGCCGCTGCGCACGGCATTACCACCATCGGTGACGGCCGGATGTATTGGAAACGAGGTTGGTACGACGTTTGGCTAGAAGCGGAGCAAAACCAAGATCTGACGGCTCGCGTGTCATTACGCCCTTGGGTTTACCCATCAATGGCGATACCCTCTCAATTAGAAGTCTTCGAGAAGATGTATTCAGATGATAAAAGCCGTCTGTTGCTCGTCGATCAGGTAAAAATGTACAGCGATGGCATCTTCATTAATGGCACAGCAAAAACACTCGCGCCCTATTTAGATACCTATCTGCCACAGTCTCCCAATGGCCTAAACTACATTCCACCAGCACAGATGAAAGAGTGGCTAACCGCGCTCGATAAAATCGGTTTTAGCGCTCATATACATGCGATTGGTGATGGTGCCGTTCGTGAATCACTAGATGCGATAGAAAGCGTGCGTAAACAAGGTTCACAAAAGCCTTATACCCTCACTCACGTAGAGTTAATCAATGATGAAGACGTTCCCCGCTTCAAGCAACTCAATGTCTCGGCGGATTTCCAAGTCGGTTCCGATTACGTAGCCAAGCATCAACACCAATGGGCTGAAGCCTTCCTTGGTGCTCGCCGTGCCAAAGCCATGATGAATCTAGACGCGATACTTAAGACTGATGCCAATATCACCTTGAGCAGTGACTGGAACGTACACGACATCAACCCTCTAGTTGGAATCGCAAATAGCTTAATCATGGGCAAAACAGGCCTAACTGATATCTACACAGCTATCGACGCTTACACGCTCAATGCAGCCAAAAGTCTTGGAATAGAGGACGTAACAGGTTCTATTGAGGTTGGAAAATCAGCGGACTTCGCGATTCTCGACCGAGACATCACTACAGTATCGGCAAGGCAAATAGCCAAGACTCAGGTGTTGATGACAGTGTTAAGAGGGGATGTGGTTTTCGAAGATATGGGTTAG